From a region of the Nerophis lumbriciformis linkage group LG06, RoL_Nlum_v2.1, whole genome shotgun sequence genome:
- the galr1b gene encoding galanin receptor type 1b: MLQPGNDTRGWAGVSESNRSGASEDGPGPEAVVVPVLFGLIFAVGLVGNTLVLLVTGRVSRARTGSVGLRPGNPTNIFISNLSVADLLFLLLCVPFHATIYSLPHWVFGGFVCRFGHFFASVSVLVSIFTLVAMSVDRYVAVVRSERARGVRNRRNALVGVGVIWTASLVCSLPVAQHQVLAEHPSAPNSTFCWERWSGRSRHAYKVSMVLVGFVVPLLLISCCYVRVLCHLHKKMKTMSKKSEHAKQKTTQTVLLVIAAFAICWIPHHVITMWAEFGTFPLTDASFAFRIVSHCLSYAHSCVNPVLYAFLSEKFRQACGQVFTWRLGSPAAPRGSEARCRTNHPSSTHSTTNI, encoded by the exons ATGCTGCAACCGGGAAACGACACCCGTGGGTGGGCCGGAGTGTCCGAGTCCAACAGGTCCGGTGCGTCAGAGGATGGTCCCGGTCCGGAAGCGGTGGTCGTCCCGGTCTTGTTCGGGCTGATCTTCGCGGTGGGCCTGGTGGGCAACACGCTGGTCCTGCTGGTCACGGGCAGGGTGTCGCGCGCACGAACGGGTTCCGTGGGGTTGCGGCCGGGAAACCCCACCAACATCTTCATCAGCAACCTGAGCGTGGCCGACCTGCTCTTCCTGCTGCTCTGCGTGCCTTTCCACGCCACCATCTACTCGCTGCCCCACTGGGTGTTCGGGGGCTTCGTCTGCAGGTTCGGACACTTCTTCGCGTCCGTCAGCGTGCTCGTCAGCATCTTCACGCTGGTCGCCATGTCCGTGGACCGCTACGTGGCCGTGGTGCGCTCGGAGCGCGCCCGCGGCGTCCGGAACCGCAGGAACGCGCTGGTGGGCGTCGGCGTCATCTGGACCGCGTCTCTGGTGTGCTCGCTGCCGGTGGCCCAGCACCAGGTCCTCGCCGAGCACCCCAGCGCGCCCAACAGCACCTTCTGCTGGGAGCGCTGGTCCGGACGGAGCCGGCACGCCTACAAGGTCTCCATGGTCCTGGTGGGCTTCGTGGTCCCGCTCCTGCTCATCAGCTGCTGCTACGTCAGG GTTCTTTGTCATCTTCACAAAAAGATGAAGACCATGTCCAAGAAGTCTGAGCACGCCAAGCAAAAG ACGACACAGACGGTGCTCCTGGTCATCGCCGCCTTCGCCATCTGCTGGATCCCCCATCATGTGATCACCATGTGGGCGGAGTTTGGCACCTTCCCGCTGACGGACGCCTCCTTCGCCTTTCGCATCGTGTCCCACTGCCTGTCCTACGCCCACTCCTGCGTCAACCCCGTCCTCTACGCCTTCCTGTCGGAGAAGTTCCGCCAGGCCTGCGGGCAGGTGTTCACCTGGCGCTTGGGGAGCCCGGCGGCCCCCAGAGGCTCGGAGGCACGCTGCCGCACGAACCACCCTTCCAGCACGCACTCCACCACCAACATATGA